The following proteins are encoded in a genomic region of Arachis stenosperma cultivar V10309 chromosome 4, arast.V10309.gnm1.PFL2, whole genome shotgun sequence:
- the LOC130974725 gene encoding uncharacterized protein LOC130974725, which translates to MASEDSFLVLVHHRGSIKRKTRSGVKFTDKDPLCIIMSPATSYDGLVSSVLGKLGLEGVKRVKKFFYRIPITVLHDTVKYDCFTIGSDEDLQVMFLSRRQFPEVRTPELLAKFVDVVSSSGGSNRNANTIATAAGSSSRPAVASSSVPAYEAAVQPAASPSFAVDLASNVGDEVGYDEHHPTQLQCPPPAGVGEGLCDDPDDDEVEPDIIADESGDDVGASDPIIPTGGSSFGTNQYPPHFSSLDLDAMRQDGHLGQLAGFGARDTDGSAGITEFQVGQQFQDKDEALLSVKTYSIRRGVQYKVVESDYRRYVGKCSEFGNGCTWLIRLSLRQRKGIWEVKRYNGPHTCLATSISSDHRSLDYHVIATFIMPMVRADASVNIKVLLNATAAHFGFRPTYRRVWMAKQKAVAIIYGDWDESYNELPRWVLGVQLTMPGTVAVLRTCPVRVGGQVDESQAYFHRMFWTFPPCIEAFRHCKPLVSIDGTHLYGKYGRTLLVAIAQDGNSNILPVAFALVEGENAESWSFFLSHLRQHVTPQPGLLVISDRHNGIKAALDAPDGGWLPPSAYRAFCIRHVAANFALTFKGKDARRLLVNAAYAKTEVEFEYWFDIMRSENPAMCDWANRIDYSLWTQYCDEGRRFGHMTTNISECVNSILKGVRNLPVCSLVKATYGRLAELFVRKGREAEAQMGTGQQFS; encoded by the coding sequence ATGGCTAGTGAGGATAGTTTTCTAGTTCTAGTACACCACAGAGGATCGATTAAGAGAAAAACTCGGTCTGGGGTGAAGTTCACGGATAAGGATCCTCTATGTATTATCATGAGCCCCGCGACCAGTTACGATGGTCTCGTGAGCTCTGTGCTTGGCAAACTTGGTCTGGAAGGAGTGAAGAGAGTTAAGAAGTTTTTCTATCGCATTCCAATCACGGTGCTCCACGATACGGTGAAGTATGATTGTTTCACGATCGGGAGTGATGAGGACTTGCAGGTCATGTTTCTTTCTCGTAGGCAGTTTCCGGAGGTGAGGACACCGGAGCTGTTGGCTAAGTTCGTCGACGTGGTATCTAGCTCTGGTGGGTCGAACCGGAATGCCAACACTATAGCTACGGCGGCCGGTTCGAGCTCGAGACCTGCGGTTGCTTCTTCCTCCGTTCCAGCGTATGAGGCAGCGGTCCAGCCTGCCGCCTCCCCATCGTTTGCTGTTGATCTCGCCAGCAATGTTGGAGACGAGGTTGGATATGATGAACATCATCCGACTCAATTACAGTGTCCTCCTCCGGCTGGTGTTGGCGAGGGATTGTGTGATGATCCAGATGATGATGAAGTCGAGCCGGATATTATCGCTGATGAAAGCGGTGATGATGTTGGAGCGAGTGATCCGATAATTCCTACTGGTGGTTCTAGTTTTGGCACCAATCAGTACCCACCCCATTTCTCATCTTTGGATCTGGATGCCATGAGGCAGGACGGACATCTTGGGCAGCTAGCTGGATTTGGCGCCAGAGATACCGACGGGTCTGCCGGTATAACAGAGTTCCAGGTTGGTCAACAGTTCCAGGATAAAGATGAGGCGCTGTTGAGTGTCAAGACGTATAGCATCCGCCGAGGGGTTCAGTACAAGGTGGTTGAGTCTGACTATCGCCGGTACGTGGGAAAGTGTTCTGAGTTTGGGAATGGGTGCACATGGTTGATTAGGCTGAGCCTCCGACAGCGCAAGGGCATCTGGGAAGTCAAGCGGTACAACGGGCCGCATACCTGTCTTGCCACCTCCATCTCCAGCGACCATAGGAGCTTGGACTACCACGTGATAGCGACATTCATCATGCCAATGGTTAGGGCTGACGCATCCGTCAACATCAAGGTGCTTCTAAATGCAACGGCAGCACACTTTGGCTTCAGGCCTACATACCGGAGGGTATGGATGGCCAAGCAGAAGGCGGTAGCAATCATCTACGGGGACTGGGATGAGTCGTACAACGAGCTCCCTCGGTGGGTCTTAGGAGTTCAGTTGACTATGCCTGGCACTGTAGCAGTCCTCAGGACCTGCCCTGTTCGAGTTGGTGGACAGGTGGATGAGTCTCAGGCTTATTTTCATAGGATGTTCTGGACTTTTCCCCCTTGTATCGAAGCATTTCGTCATTGCAAGCCGTTGGTGAGTATTGACGGCACCCATCTATATGGAAAGTATGGGAGAACGTTGCTCGTGGCGATTGCACAGGACGGGAATTCCAACATACTTCCTGTGGCATTCGCACTAGTTGAGGGTGAGAATGCTGAGTCATGGTCCTTCTTTCTCTCCCACCTCCGTCAGCACGTGACACCTCAGCCAGGTCTGTTAGttatttcagataggcataacGGCATCAAGGCAGCACTTGATGCACCTGATGGGGGATGGCTACCTCCGTCTGCATACCGAGCATTCTGCATTCGACACGTTGCAGCAAATTTCGCCCTCACCTTCAAGGGTAAAGATGCCCGGAGGCTTCTTGTCAACGCCGCATATGCGAAGACCGAGGTGGAGTTTGAGTACTGGTTCGACATCATGCGCTCTGAGAATCCGGCAATGTGTGACTGGGCGAACCGAATTGATTACTCGTTGTGGACACAGTACTGTGATGAGGGCCGGAGATTCGGGCACATGACGACCAATATATCAGAGTGTGTCAATTCAATCCTGAAGGGGGTAAGGAACCTCCCTGTTTGCTCGCTGGTTAAGGCCACATACGGAAGGCTGGCTGAGCTATTCGTCCGTAAGGGTAGGGAGGCCGAGGCTCAGATGGGTACTGGACAACAATTCAGTTAA